Proteins from a genomic interval of Halomonas alkaliantarctica:
- a CDS encoding DNA polymerase III subunit delta': MALTGVMPWHQATWQHLTRLADSGRMPHALLIHGAHGVGKQQLAEALIARTLCASPADQACGHCHSCAMLASGYHPDLLRVSPEEGKRQIRIDPIREVNRFVSQTAQQGGYRVIVVSPAEAMNVAAANALLKSLEEPGDKTLFILLSDVPSRMLATIRSRCQQWSLPSVDFEACRGWLIEQLGSADEAYFWWQVAGGLPLLALELAAPEERALRHQIHDSFEQLVRGAEPVSEAARLDRQAIDAILWYGIAWLEDLIRLGLSGEGAVLHNPDLEPLYRQAVKNGRVQDWFRLLDYAREQRRLLAVGANPNPQLVLEAWLVRWAALLRS, translated from the coding sequence ATGGCGTTAACCGGCGTAATGCCATGGCATCAAGCCACGTGGCAGCATTTGACCCGCTTGGCTGATAGTGGGCGTATGCCTCATGCGCTGTTAATTCACGGCGCCCACGGCGTGGGTAAGCAGCAGTTGGCAGAAGCGTTAATTGCGCGAACGCTATGCGCCTCGCCTGCGGACCAAGCCTGCGGCCACTGCCATAGCTGCGCGATGCTCGCATCGGGCTATCACCCAGATCTGCTGCGGGTCTCGCCTGAAGAGGGTAAGCGCCAAATCCGCATCGACCCGATTCGCGAGGTTAATCGCTTTGTTTCGCAAACGGCTCAGCAGGGCGGTTACCGGGTAATTGTGGTTTCGCCCGCCGAGGCAATGAACGTTGCCGCCGCCAATGCGCTACTCAAAAGCCTTGAAGAGCCCGGTGATAAAACCCTGTTTATTCTGCTCTCAGACGTGCCTTCGCGGATGCTGGCGACGATTCGTTCCCGCTGTCAGCAGTGGTCACTGCCCAGCGTTGACTTTGAGGCGTGTCGTGGATGGTTAATTGAGCAGTTGGGTAGCGCCGACGAAGCCTACTTCTGGTGGCAGGTAGCGGGTGGCCTGCCGCTGCTCGCCTTAGAGCTTGCGGCACCCGAAGAGCGCGCCTTGCGCCATCAAATTCACGACAGTTTTGAGCAGTTGGTGCGCGGAGCCGAGCCTGTTTCAGAGGCTGCACGCCTGGATCGCCAGGCGATTGATGCCATCTTGTGGTACGGTATCGCCTGGCTGGAAGACCTGATCCGTCTCGGTTTATCTGGGGAAGGGGCTGTGTTGCATAACCCCGATCTAGAGCCGCTCTATCGTCAAGCAGTTAAAAATGGCCGCGTTCAGGACTGGTTTCGCCTGCTCGACTATGCCCGCGAACAGCGGCGATTGTTGGCAGTGGGGGCAAACCCCAATCCTCAGTTAGTGCTTGAAGCATGGTTGGTGCGATGGGCGGCACTGCTTCGCTCATAG
- a CDS encoding PilZ domain-containing protein, whose translation MAAQKALSLTVPDVSTLLSAYMPFLDRGGIFVPTQTPYALGQQVFLLLTLPGESERLSVTGQVVWVSPEGVSGRRMPGIGLHFSQQDYPVRDRIETLLAGQLDKAAPSFTL comes from the coding sequence ATGGCAGCTCAGAAAGCGCTCTCTCTAACGGTACCGGACGTGTCGACTTTGCTTTCCGCGTACATGCCTTTTCTGGATCGTGGAGGGATTTTTGTACCTACTCAGACCCCTTACGCGCTTGGTCAACAAGTGTTTTTGCTGCTCACACTGCCGGGTGAAAGCGAGCGCCTGTCTGTGACCGGTCAAGTGGTGTGGGTATCGCCGGAAGGGGTGAGTGGCCGCCGTATGCCGGGCATCGGCCTGCATTTCAGCCAGCAAGACTATCCTGTGCGTGACCGAATCGAGACGCTGCTTGCCGGTCAGTTAGATAAAGCAGCTCCATCGTTCACGCTCTGA
- a CDS encoding porin has protein sequence MVRQATWLCAILIFTQSGTLLADSTLPSLGFNGFGTLGVVHSDEQNADFVADPFASEGAGYSHDWSAEVDSRLGLQATLRMTPQLSSVLQVVSEKRYDGSFAPEIEWANVQYDITPNFSFRVGRMVQSSFMSSEHRKVNYATPWIRPPQEVYRLIPVANFDGVDVRYRYHSGSSTNELQLNFGGGSADYQTGSIDASDSWGISHRTHWGDTTLFASYGELKVSADELSQFFDAYRLFGLSGEELASRYEVDGKRTSLLSLGVGYDPGSWFVMGEWARSSSPSLLGDHEGAYMTFGYRIAEWTPYVGVARAKITSNTSEPGLNAALYPSPFAEGAQLLNGVLNEFISSGMQQESITLGARWDFRPGMAFTAQYDHIDMRSESSGGLINQQPEFTPGGRINLFSLALDFVF, from the coding sequence ATGGTAAGGCAAGCCACCTGGCTCTGCGCCATTTTGATCTTCACCCAAAGCGGCACCTTGCTTGCTGACAGCACGCTGCCTAGCCTAGGATTTAATGGTTTTGGCACTCTTGGAGTTGTTCACTCTGACGAGCAGAACGCTGACTTCGTGGCTGACCCCTTCGCTTCAGAAGGTGCAGGGTATAGTCATGATTGGAGCGCTGAAGTTGATAGCCGCTTAGGCCTTCAAGCTACGTTACGTATGACGCCTCAGCTCTCCTCCGTTTTGCAGGTCGTCAGCGAAAAGCGATACGACGGCTCATTCGCACCTGAAATTGAATGGGCCAATGTTCAATACGACATTACCCCTAATTTTAGTTTCAGAGTTGGGCGTATGGTGCAGAGCTCATTTATGTCCTCTGAACACCGTAAAGTTAACTACGCCACGCCTTGGATAAGACCACCGCAAGAAGTTTACCGTTTAATCCCGGTGGCTAATTTTGATGGCGTTGATGTGCGCTATCGATACCACAGTGGGAGCAGCACTAACGAACTGCAGCTGAATTTTGGTGGTGGCAGCGCTGATTACCAAACGGGTAGTATCGACGCCAGCGACTCTTGGGGAATTTCACACCGCACTCATTGGGGGGACACTACTCTGTTTGCCAGCTACGGCGAGCTGAAAGTGAGCGCGGATGAACTTTCACAATTCTTCGATGCATACCGTCTCTTTGGCCTATCTGGTGAAGAGCTTGCTAGCCGCTACGAAGTTGATGGCAAGCGCACGAGCCTACTGAGTTTAGGGGTGGGTTATGACCCTGGCTCATGGTTTGTTATGGGAGAGTGGGCGCGCTCTTCGTCTCCTTCTCTTTTAGGGGACCATGAAGGGGCTTACATGACTTTCGGCTACCGTATAGCCGAGTGGACGCCGTATGTGGGTGTGGCGCGAGCAAAAATCACCAGCAATACGTCAGAGCCGGGGTTGAATGCTGCCCTTTATCCATCGCCCTTTGCCGAAGGCGCGCAGTTACTCAATGGCGTATTGAATGAGTTCATATCCAGCGGAATGCAGCAAGAGAGTATTACGCTTGGGGCTCGCTGGGATTTTAGGCCAGGTATGGCTTTTACGGCCCAGTACGATCATATCGATATGCGTTCGGAGTCATCGGGGGGGCTGATCAATCAACAGCCCGAGTTTACCCCAGGTGGACGCATTAACTTGTTCAGCCTTGCGCTCGACTTTGTGTTTTAA
- a CDS encoding putative bifunctional diguanylate cyclase/phosphodiesterase, whose protein sequence is MMLLVIWGSAYFLVNKERMAIERQAELSVGEITDTYEALVVRALREIDTALKLVRFTANSTDHASVLSVLNEQRLLPPALLFTISIVDEQGMVIETTNSGLLGQRLMPPSQRTLGDDYLAVGEVDAYQEKQLTFTRPLMPEQEGSSGWVVIAIDANYFVSSYEVRSLGQQGMLALVGSEGIVRVRRSGDTIHTGELMDIEAWKSSTLDAVSDPFLTHWQGVERYTLVRKLYDFPLSIVVGLSAQEHLDAAQQLARNYWQRAGWTSGLLLIILAILGRLSWQLQRARQRVMEERVLHAQQVEHLAFHDTLTDLPNRAFLSRLITQAVKLGGRHGDSFALLFLDLDRFKLINDTLGHDAGDHLLQEVARRLTSSVRGSDIVARLGGDEFVILLSKVGRREQVEPIATKILSSVREPFMLAGQECHVSVSIGVSLYPFDGLDEQTLLKSADMAMYQAKQLGKNNAQFYTDELSAEMDVRLTLESGLHRALADHEFRLFFQSKHDIEAGNTLGMEALLRWQHPTLGLLEPTQFMTLAEESGLAMPIGQWVLENACRQNMLWQHEGFPALTMAVNISARQFYDNSFVESIKQALTTTRMNPKLLELEITESMLLQNVQRTASIFAEIKKLGVKIVVDDFGTGYSSLSDLNALPVDALKVSSSLVKRLSGTRRDQQLSASVIELGKSLGMQVFAKGVASHEKTRFIGRHSSLSFHGFYSNRPLSAEQSCEREK, encoded by the coding sequence ATGATGTTGTTGGTTATATGGGGAAGTGCTTACTTTTTAGTCAATAAAGAACGTATGGCCATTGAGCGTCAGGCAGAGCTGTCGGTAGGAGAAATTACCGATACTTATGAAGCGCTGGTGGTAAGAGCCTTAAGAGAAATTGACACCGCACTGAAATTAGTACGTTTTACCGCCAACAGTACCGATCATGCAAGCGTCCTCAGTGTGTTAAATGAGCAGCGGTTATTGCCGCCAGCACTGCTATTTACCATCAGCATTGTTGATGAGCAGGGCATGGTTATCGAGACTACTAATTCGGGTCTGCTTGGGCAGCGCCTAATGCCGCCTTCACAACGAACACTGGGCGACGATTACCTAGCAGTGGGGGAGGTAGATGCTTATCAGGAAAAGCAGCTGACCTTTACCCGGCCATTAATGCCTGAGCAAGAGGGAAGCTCGGGCTGGGTCGTTATCGCTATTGATGCCAATTACTTTGTGAGCAGTTATGAAGTTCGGTCGTTGGGCCAGCAGGGGATGCTGGCACTAGTGGGCTCTGAAGGCATCGTTCGCGTCAGGCGTTCAGGAGATACTATCCATACAGGCGAACTGATGGATATAGAAGCTTGGAAAAGTAGCACACTGGATGCCGTTAGCGATCCCTTTCTGACCCACTGGCAAGGTGTTGAGCGCTACACACTGGTACGCAAACTGTACGATTTTCCCCTCTCGATTGTCGTAGGGCTCTCTGCCCAGGAGCATTTGGATGCGGCTCAACAGCTTGCGCGAAACTATTGGCAGCGGGCAGGATGGACAAGCGGCCTGCTGCTCATCATTCTGGCGATACTCGGCCGTTTGAGCTGGCAACTTCAGCGGGCGCGGCAGCGGGTAATGGAAGAGCGTGTGTTGCATGCCCAGCAGGTTGAGCACTTAGCTTTTCATGACACGCTAACCGATTTGCCCAATCGAGCCTTTTTGAGTCGCCTGATTACTCAGGCCGTGAAGCTTGGCGGTCGCCATGGTGACTCCTTCGCGCTGCTTTTCCTGGACCTTGACCGCTTTAAGTTAATCAATGACACCTTGGGTCATGACGCCGGCGACCATCTTCTGCAAGAAGTGGCTAGACGACTGACCTCTTCGGTGCGTGGAAGTGATATCGTCGCTCGGTTGGGGGGGGATGAATTTGTCATCCTTTTGAGTAAGGTCGGCCGACGAGAGCAGGTTGAACCCATCGCCACAAAAATTCTCTCCTCCGTTAGGGAGCCCTTTATGCTGGCCGGCCAGGAGTGTCATGTCTCGGTAAGTATTGGCGTCTCGCTGTATCCGTTCGACGGGCTTGACGAGCAAACATTATTGAAAAGCGCCGATATGGCGATGTATCAGGCGAAGCAACTGGGTAAAAACAATGCCCAGTTTTATACTGACGAATTAAGTGCGGAAATGGATGTGCGTTTAACCTTGGAGTCTGGTCTGCATCGTGCGCTTGCAGATCATGAGTTTAGATTGTTCTTCCAGTCAAAGCATGACATCGAAGCAGGCAACACACTTGGCATGGAGGCATTGCTTCGTTGGCAGCATCCAACGCTTGGCTTACTGGAACCCACCCAATTCATGACCCTGGCTGAAGAGAGCGGCTTGGCTATGCCTATCGGTCAATGGGTGCTTGAAAATGCCTGTAGGCAAAACATGTTGTGGCAACACGAAGGGTTTCCCGCATTAACAATGGCGGTGAATATTTCTGCACGTCAATTTTACGACAACAGCTTTGTAGAGAGTATCAAGCAAGCATTAACCACTACCCGAATGAATCCCAAGCTACTTGAGTTGGAAATTACAGAGAGCATGCTGCTGCAGAATGTTCAGCGTACGGCAAGTATCTTTGCCGAGATTAAAAAACTGGGGGTTAAGATAGTCGTTGATGATTTTGGTACAGGGTATTCTTCTTTATCTGACTTAAACGCTTTGCCTGTGGATGCGTTAAAAGTAAGTTCGTCTTTAGTTAAGCGTCTTTCGGGCACTCGTCGTGACCAGCAGTTATCGGCATCGGTCATTGAGCTGGGTAAGTCTCTGGGTATGCAGGTGTTCGCGAAAGGGGTCGCTTCTCATGAGAAGACCCGCTTCATAGGCAGACACTCCAGTCTCTCTTTTCATGGCTTTTATAGTAATAGACCGTTGTCAGCAGAGCAGAGCTGCGAAAGGGAAAAGTAG
- a CDS encoding TatD family hydrolase, with product MFVDSHCHLDRLSDQTHGGDIAATLAAARAAHVSQFLAVAVTLEDMPQLAAIARAHHDVAISAGLHPLHHSESEPSVADIKEAAEQYGAVAIGETGLDYHYQDSVPIEIQHERFKRHLIAARELELPVIIHTREAKEETLALLREYSDPRVGGVLHCFTEDMAMAREAVRLGFYISLSGIITFRNAAPLRELARQLPLDRLLIETDSPYLAPVPHRGKPNEPAWVVQVAECIAQERGISVDEVAMQTTANFYQLFRAAAPDAPEHVKEALAHSGLL from the coding sequence ATGTTTGTTGATTCACACTGTCATTTAGATCGTTTATCCGACCAGACCCATGGGGGCGATATAGCCGCCACCCTGGCAGCCGCTCGTGCTGCCCACGTCAGTCAATTTCTTGCTGTAGCGGTTACGTTAGAAGATATGCCGCAACTGGCGGCCATTGCCCGCGCCCATCACGATGTGGCAATTTCCGCTGGATTACACCCCTTGCACCACAGTGAGAGCGAACCCAGCGTTGCGGATATTAAAGAGGCCGCGGAGCAGTATGGGGCGGTGGCTATCGGTGAAACAGGCCTGGATTACCACTACCAAGACAGCGTGCCTATCGAGATTCAGCACGAGCGCTTCAAGCGTCACTTAATCGCTGCGCGTGAGTTAGAGCTGCCGGTGATTATTCATACCCGCGAAGCCAAAGAGGAAACCTTGGCCTTGCTGCGTGAATATAGCGACCCGCGCGTGGGTGGTGTATTACACTGTTTTACTGAAGATATGGCGATGGCCCGTGAGGCGGTGAGACTGGGTTTTTATATCTCGCTATCGGGGATTATCACGTTTCGCAATGCTGCTCCGCTGCGTGAACTTGCCCGTCAGCTTCCGCTGGATCGCCTGCTGATTGAGACAGATAGCCCTTATCTAGCACCCGTTCCTCATCGCGGCAAGCCCAACGAGCCTGCTTGGGTGGTGCAAGTGGCTGAATGCATCGCCCAGGAGCGGGGCATCAGTGTCGATGAAGTGGCCATGCAGACGACCGCCAATTTTTATCAGCTCTTTCGTGCCGCGGCTCCCGATGCACCGGAACACGTCAAAGAGGCGCTGGCGCACTCTGGGCTTCTGTAA
- a CDS encoding DUF1285 domain-containing protein produces the protein MNIDRLLQQGSGDEERAGTIPPLDDWHPALSGDMNIVIHADGSWSHEGQPFARPKVARLLATLLRLDDEGYCLVTPMERWRIKVEDLPLVAVEADFRDGAWWFITQFDDVVRLDAKHPLSITLTPQDEAVPQLPVRFGLAARLHRNVYYQLVEAAEAREIGNGKSELGLESAGQWFVLGQIDNELIGEAP, from the coding sequence ATGAATATTGATCGATTGCTGCAGCAAGGTAGCGGAGACGAGGAGCGCGCTGGAACTATTCCACCGCTCGATGACTGGCACCCAGCGCTCTCTGGCGATATGAATATCGTTATTCACGCCGACGGTAGCTGGTCGCACGAAGGCCAGCCGTTTGCCCGCCCCAAGGTAGCACGCCTATTGGCAACGCTGCTGCGCCTTGATGACGAGGGCTACTGCCTGGTCACGCCGATGGAACGCTGGCGGATAAAGGTCGAAGACCTGCCGCTGGTGGCAGTCGAAGCTGACTTCCGTGACGGTGCCTGGTGGTTTATCACTCAGTTTGACGATGTTGTTCGTTTAGACGCCAAGCATCCGCTCTCTATCACCTTAACCCCTCAAGACGAGGCGGTCCCGCAGTTGCCGGTGCGTTTTGGGCTGGCGGCTAGGCTGCACCGCAATGTCTATTACCAACTGGTTGAGGCCGCGGAAGCCCGAGAGATAGGAAACGGTAAGAGTGAACTAGGCCTAGAGAGTGCCGGGCAGTGGTTTGTGCTGGGGCAGATTGATAATGAGCTGATTGGCGAGGCGCCGTGA
- a CDS encoding ATP-dependent helicase encodes MKLTAEQQAVVNHPAGHARVAAVAGAGKTTTMAARVLHLLASGVAPKRILVLMFNRSAKDDFQRRLAAMSSNGQVLPDVRTFHSLGHRLTQSLCRWGALAPRQLLSADWQLERLLRQASLNVLRDTVERRDAALEGDRLETLAHFCGLVKAEMITPEALYERLNFDPDTDYFPAAFAEAERLLEAEGVMTYADLLYRPLLALEADSALRGRVEGFLDHVIIDEYQDINAAQQRLLSVLVGTRAEVMAVGDANQCIYEWRGAKPDTMLENFTATFGEATDYPLSTTFRHGHALALAANHAIAANQRRPNQLCLAAANNPETRVSVGQGSRLLLDALMDWQAQGRAFNEASLLVRSWALSVPFQLALLQAGIPFRLQREDRFVFRLPLVQALAGYLKLSRRPDLLRDPQQLLLLLSQPTPFVARERLQRLAQQLATTQQWPERHDPILTTLKPIQRRTLKKRWVLLCELPQLSAWPPAKLLRHVVESIEAEKTLKRAAARRDKGEEDVRLLDVLIEQAQSVQDPDAFIELLERPVENQASGVLISTVHGAKGLEWPLVAVAGVNEEDFPHYSRDNPLSDERLEEERRLFYVAITRAQEQLLVLHDGGVHRPSRFIAESAWQDSMRVASCLASQSPPAASLQVASVRLVERYLARLGRDDIVLAATQVEEAKAGYSTDTRFYPGQRLHHAVFGEGEVAAVEGSASDPVIDVRFDQAGRRRLIARRAPIELLENGSTLAG; translated from the coding sequence GTGAAGTTAACCGCTGAGCAGCAAGCCGTTGTCAATCACCCGGCGGGGCATGCAAGGGTGGCGGCAGTGGCCGGGGCAGGTAAAACCACCACCATGGCCGCCCGAGTGCTACATCTATTGGCCAGTGGCGTGGCGCCAAAACGTATCCTGGTGCTGATGTTTAACCGCTCTGCGAAGGATGATTTTCAGCGTCGTTTAGCCGCAATGTCATCTAACGGGCAGGTATTGCCCGATGTCCGCACCTTTCACTCCCTGGGGCACCGCTTAACTCAAAGCTTATGCCGCTGGGGCGCGCTTGCGCCGCGCCAGCTATTGTCCGCCGATTGGCAGCTGGAAAGGCTGCTTCGCCAGGCGAGTCTTAATGTACTGCGTGATACAGTTGAGCGCCGGGATGCAGCTCTGGAAGGGGATCGGCTAGAAACCTTAGCTCACTTCTGCGGCTTGGTTAAAGCAGAAATGATCACTCCGGAAGCGCTCTATGAGCGGCTGAATTTTGACCCCGATACCGACTACTTTCCAGCGGCGTTTGCCGAAGCAGAAAGGCTATTGGAGGCGGAAGGCGTGATGACCTATGCCGATCTGCTTTATCGTCCACTGTTGGCGCTAGAAGCGGATAGTGCCTTACGTGGCCGCGTTGAGGGATTTCTCGACCATGTCATTATTGACGAGTATCAGGATATTAACGCCGCACAGCAGCGACTTTTATCCGTGTTGGTGGGTACTCGTGCCGAAGTAATGGCAGTCGGCGATGCCAACCAGTGTATTTATGAGTGGCGCGGTGCCAAACCCGACACCATGCTGGAAAATTTTACCGCTACCTTTGGCGAGGCAACCGATTACCCGCTATCGACCACCTTTCGGCACGGCCATGCGTTGGCGCTGGCCGCGAATCATGCCATTGCCGCTAATCAGCGCCGTCCTAATCAGCTGTGCCTTGCCGCGGCTAATAACCCGGAGACCCGCGTTTCAGTTGGCCAGGGGAGTCGTTTGCTACTTGACGCGTTGATGGACTGGCAGGCCCAGGGGCGGGCGTTTAACGAAGCCAGCTTGCTGGTGCGCAGCTGGGCGCTTTCGGTACCGTTCCAATTGGCGCTGCTACAGGCCGGGATACCGTTTCGGCTTCAGCGCGAGGATCGTTTTGTTTTTCGTCTGCCGCTGGTGCAGGCCTTGGCGGGGTATTTAAAGCTGTCGCGTCGTCCTGACCTTCTGCGCGACCCGCAGCAACTACTGCTGCTGCTTTCACAGCCGACCCCCTTCGTTGCCCGCGAGCGACTACAGCGTTTAGCCCAGCAGCTGGCCACTACCCAGCAGTGGCCTGAGCGGCATGACCCCATATTAACGACGTTAAAGCCGATCCAACGGCGCACACTTAAAAAACGCTGGGTGCTGCTTTGTGAGCTTCCACAGCTAAGTGCGTGGCCACCCGCCAAGCTACTCAGGCATGTGGTGGAAAGCATAGAGGCGGAAAAAACGCTTAAGCGTGCGGCAGCAAGGCGGGACAAAGGCGAAGAAGATGTTCGCTTACTCGACGTGCTGATTGAACAAGCGCAAAGCGTGCAGGACCCAGATGCGTTTATCGAGCTGCTTGAGCGCCCGGTAGAAAACCAGGCGAGCGGCGTGCTGATTAGCACCGTGCACGGTGCCAAAGGGCTTGAGTGGCCGCTGGTTGCGGTGGCTGGGGTTAACGAAGAAGACTTTCCCCACTACAGTCGCGATAACCCGCTCAGTGATGAACGCCTTGAAGAGGAGCGGCGGCTCTTCTACGTGGCCATCACTCGCGCCCAAGAGCAGCTATTAGTGCTCCATGATGGGGGCGTGCACCGCCCTAGTCGCTTTATTGCCGAAAGCGCCTGGCAGGATAGTATGCGGGTAGCCTCTTGCTTAGCCAGTCAAAGTCCGCCAGCGGCTTCGCTGCAAGTGGCATCTGTGCGGCTGGTTGAGCGCTATCTAGCGCGGCTGGGGCGCGATGATATTGTGCTGGCTGCGACTCAGGTTGAAGAAGCCAAGGCAGGTTATTCGACAGATACTCGTTTTTACCCTGGTCAGCGCCTTCACCATGCAGTGTTTGGTGAGGGTGAAGTGGCGGCGGTAGAGGGGAGTGCCAGCGACCCGGTCATTGATGTGCGCTTTGATCAGGCAGGGCGCAGGCGGCTTATTGCCCGCCGCGCACCCATTGAGCTACTCGAAAATGGTTCAACGCTTGCTGGGTAA
- the tmk gene encoding dTMP kinase: protein MSKRGRFITLEGGEGVGKSTNVGFVAECLEAEGLEVVRTREPGGTERGEAIRALLLDPAPQEPLHVDAELLLMFAARAQHLAEKILPALARGAWVVCDRFTDATFAYQGGGRGIAKERIAVLEDFVQQGLSPDLTLLLDMPKEAAKQRLESRLHDRREQRDRFEQEQADFFQAVRDGYLARAEEAPERFAVIDAQYALDEVQSQIRQVLLTKVAAWR, encoded by the coding sequence ATGAGTAAGCGTGGACGCTTCATTACGCTGGAAGGCGGCGAAGGCGTGGGTAAATCCACCAATGTGGGCTTTGTCGCCGAGTGTTTGGAAGCCGAGGGTCTGGAAGTGGTGCGTACCCGCGAGCCAGGCGGTACCGAACGTGGCGAAGCTATTCGCGCACTGCTGCTGGATCCTGCACCCCAAGAGCCGCTGCACGTCGACGCTGAGCTGCTGCTAATGTTTGCCGCGCGAGCGCAGCACTTGGCCGAAAAAATACTCCCCGCCTTGGCGAGAGGGGCGTGGGTAGTCTGTGATCGCTTTACCGATGCCACCTTTGCCTATCAGGGCGGTGGGCGAGGCATTGCCAAGGAGCGTATCGCCGTGCTGGAAGATTTTGTTCAGCAGGGGCTGTCGCCCGATTTAACCCTGCTGCTCGATATGCCCAAAGAGGCTGCAAAACAGCGCTTAGAGTCGCGCCTGCATGATCGCCGCGAGCAGCGGGATAGATTCGAGCAGGAGCAGGCTGACTTTTTCCAGGCAGTGCGGGATGGCTACCTGGCACGAGCGGAAGAAGCGCCGGAGCGCTTTGCGGTGATCGATGCACAATACGCACTGGATGAGGTACAAAGCCAAATCCGACAAGTCCTATTAACGAAGGTTGCTGCATGGCGTTAA
- a CDS encoding phosphate ABC transporter substrate-binding protein, producing the protein MFKRLTAHLVSLLLGAALTMVNHPAAAEVLVVVSAEAPFTRLTSSDLRDIYLGRRTLIANGVQVVPLDQTEGTAARSEFYIHYTGQTPAQIKAHWARQIFTGRGQPPQALADSRAVVERLAGDAKALGYIEPSFLDERLRVVTIE; encoded by the coding sequence ATGTTTAAACGACTTACTGCACACTTGGTCAGCCTGCTATTGGGGGCAGCGCTGACTATGGTTAATCACCCTGCCGCGGCCGAGGTGTTGGTGGTTGTGTCAGCCGAGGCACCCTTTACTCGCCTTACCAGCAGCGATTTAAGGGATATTTATTTAGGACGTCGCACGCTAATAGCCAACGGAGTACAAGTGGTGCCCTTGGATCAGACTGAAGGTACGGCGGCGAGAAGTGAGTTCTATATTCACTACACGGGGCAAACGCCGGCGCAAATCAAGGCACACTGGGCTAGACAGATATTTACCGGGCGAGGTCAGCCGCCCCAAGCGCTGGCTGATAGTCGCGCAGTAGTAGAGCGACTCGCCGGTGATGCAAAAGCACTGGGCTATATAGAGCCTTCTTTTCTTGATGAGCGTCTGAGAGTGGTGACAATTGAGTAG